CACCTTGACGCATCTCCTTTGGCAGCAGCTGGCACctggccccccctccccaagaggACCCCCACCCAGCTGCAGGAAGGCCCCTGCtcagccctcccccccacccgtCCGGCCTGGCTGAGCCCCTGTTCCATGCCTCCCTGCCAGGGCCCCTTTCATGTGGACTGGCAGCCTCTCGGCCCTGAGGTACCCCTGGATGGGAGGACGCATTCTTCCACAGCACACAGCGGGGATGGCACACCAAGGGAGTGTTTGGGGAGGAGCTTCAGGAGACAGACACCCCGCTCTGCCATGCTATTAAGCAGCCTTTTGCTAAGTAATAAATTATTAACACAACAAAAGCGGAGGTGCCAGAACATAAGGGGTGCAGGATGTGCGGCTCAAAGGGTTACGACGCTGAGAGTGTGATCAGAAGGTGGCTGGATCAAATCCCATTCTTActagagtgatttcactgatGGCCCCTTAAGCACGACctttaaccccagttgctccagggactggctgtccctgcttttccagctgcacgtcactttggataaaagtgtctgttaaataatgtaaatgagcGAAGAGGGTGAGAGAAAATAGTGACAAATGCACTGGTGAGCCTGTTTACTTTCGGGCTGAATAATAAGCATGTTATTGTGAATAATGGTACCTCACCCAGAGTGCTGCAGGCGTTTCTGTGCCATGTGAGATTTTGCCTATTGAATTGCTGTAAATCACAACCCCGCTGATTCCTGGCAAGGAACTCCTTCCAGGAATCATACAGGGTGTCTTTATTTTCCAGTTCAGGGTGCACCCCCGGGAAAAGTGACCCACCACCGGCTGCACACAACTGTCCCcgctacagacagacagacatacaaacagactggcagacagagagacagacaaactgACATACACGCAGACAGACGTGCTTTTCGTTCACCTTGCCCCTTGAAAGCGATCGCAACCACTGAGTGACTTTGAGTTTGGCCTGAGGCACGGAGGGGAGGTGTCTGGCGACCCAGGCAGTGGCGTGCGACGTGATGCTCACTATCGCGTGTGTCAGCATGCTGCACTCAGGACGGAAGGGAGGCGACGGGATGGAGGCTCCTGCTTTCCTTACTGTCCCGAACAATTcagttttcttatttttatagcATGTAAGAACCCAAAGTGAATGATTCTAAGACGGGCCGAACCGAACCCAACAGGCTGCACTTCAAAGGCGGCAGGCGGGATGCAGAGCTGCTCCTCCAAACCACGAGCAGATGTGGGCAGCTGGGAGGGCAAAGGCAGCTCATTCGGGAATTACTGGAACAGGAGCCAACCAGGCTTTATGATCCGTCGCTCGGGTGACCTGCGCAGCCTGCAAAGTACACCGACCACCTAAGCCAGGCTGGGGGACGGCCAGGCAGGCCGCAAGGCCTGTCACCGCAGGAGCATGCGGCATAGAAAGAACCTGGGTGGTCCACGTCACGAGCTACTGACTCTGGTCTCATTTAGGTCTGCCCCCGGTGCTAAAGTCTAGCCTAGAGCCAAATACTTCAACCACAAAAGCACAGATTCTCACTTAAACATGGGAAAATTAGTATGTTTAAGCCATGTGTGCGACATTTCAGAACGACGCAGGAAGATCCTTCACTCAGCACTCAGGCCTCCCGCTGTTACACACATTTAGATCTTCAGCCAAGCGTCAGATTCCACGTCTCACTTCTGACCTGTCTGCTGCTTGCACTCCAGAGGCACGCCTTGCTGACCGTAAGTCCCATATGTAATGTAATAGCCGGAGATTTACCCTACCCATCAGCGTATACAGCACGTCTCGTGTTGTGTTTTTGTGCGGCGGAATGTTGAGTGATTCCAGAATCTCACGGGGTTACACTGGAACGCTGAGATATTCCACAACACTGGTCAAGCCTCTGAAGCCATCAGATGACTTGCGCCTCAGTCTCATGGGGGATAAATGAAGGAAAGGTAAACTGACAGGTCTGGACTTTCACGCATGATGATCAACCATTATTGACATTCAAGGTCACAAACCAGTGGGACCTCTGATAATATTACAGACACAGGAAATGGAACCACAGGCTGGATATTGGATCTGACTCCAGTCTGAGGAAGATGTGCTGTGCGGAGGGTATCTGGGATGAAAAAGAACACAGACTCGAGTCGTGCTgtcacacggacacacacagagaataaCCTGCGCAATGCAAATCAAAATGTGCTGCAACATCCAAGCAGGTCCAATCTTACATGGTCTCCTGGCCAACACACAAAGACCCAAAGAGCAAACACTAACTCACAGGCTCATATATATGTTTCTGTCCATCTGTGTGCGTATGAATGTGTGCATGTGATTATCATGAGTATCAGCTCATATCAGCATTCTGTTCACAGTCTTTTTATACgctaaaaaatacacaaataaattatttgttttaacCATACGACACATACAAACTGAGTGTACAGGTAGTCCCTAGGTTATTAACAAAATCTGTTCCTAAGTGTGTCTTTAAGCCAAATTAGTAGTAagtcggaaaaataataatacattacacAAAGTAGTGTATGTGTCcatttaacctgaatttttaatatGATAGACTTTATGGCAGTGCATTCATAAGTACAAGCTGTCTGTAAGACTGACGCTCTTAACCTGGGAATCACCTGTATGCATTATAtatgagtgtgtctgtgtgtttattaGTGGAGCTCACAGCTGGTCACGTACATGATGCTCTGCACACCAAAGTGCGACAAAGAGTGACTCTCTTTCCTTAATCCTAACCCCCTGCCACACTCTCCCGCCCCTTCGCTCCACTTCCTCCATCCGCAGGCTCTGCGCTGGTTTTACTTACTTACCCtcaacacttttatccaaaccTATTACTTTCTTCCACATTAAAGCAGCTAAATATTTTAACTGCTGTGGCACAAGACTGACGGGAAACTCCCCAAACCTGTAATAGCGCTCTTAACCACCACACTACCTGCTGGCCCAAGCTGGAATCGCAGTGCCAGTTGGCACTGTCCTCTAACATGTTTCAGAAGGTTCATCACTAGAGTAGGCATCATGGCTAATGAGCTTTTCTGGAAAGAGGGGAAGGGTGACCTGCAAGCTGAAACGTGGATCCTCTCCAGGTGGGTGACTTGGCTGCAGTCCGACTATGGAGCTACCGCTCAGAAGAACTTTCCAGATTTCAGAAGCAGGCTGGGATTCAAGGTGATGTGTCTGCCAGGGACCCCACAGCATGTCCCTGAGGACAAGCGGCAATTTTGCACATAATGTCCCCACACTGGAATCGCTAAAACCCCCAAGAAGTCACAGAGGACTCTCCTTCGCCTCCTATGCTCCTGCTGCTCCTACAAAGAGCAAacatgcgtgtgtatgtgtgcatgcatgtgtgtgtccatatatgagtgtatgtgtgcataaaaGTGTGAGTGCGTGCGTGCATATGTGAGtgcatgcgtgcgtgcatgcaagtgtacagtatgtgtgcatgcatgtgtgagtgcgtgcgtgcatgcatgcgtgcatgcaagtgtatgtgtgcatgcatgtgtgacTGCATATGCACACTGACAATCGGGAAGTTTGGGTGCTGGTGGGTCAGTCTAATGAGGGCCAGACCACCAAGCTATACCAAGGGGgaccatcacccccccccccccatcagcaacAAAAAAGGGGCCACTTAACAACAAATTCCCATGCTGCTTTTTGTTGCCAGTccacccgtgtgtgtgtgcgcgcgcatatgtgtgagtgtgtgtctatgtgagACCAAACTGCAACATAACAACAAGAATGTGTAGAGAGCACACTGGAGTTAAATCACAGTGTTGTTTTAAGAATAAGCATATTTGTAAACACTAACTATACTTTCagaaaaaatggtaaaaatgcTTTTCACTTGGGCTGTACCCCTGAAACTGGacattttaaggtacagaaatggactctgaggaacatcccaaaggtacaaacagcattaattaaccataaatggtacagaaatgttccccAGAATTCATTtgtgtaccttaaaaggtacaattaacTACAGCTAAGGGTAAAACTGACAGACTCTTGAGGGCACAGGCCcaatgacaagcaaaggtacaaactggcaCCCTTTATTCTGAGATTGTACttctaaaattaaaataatcttTATTACCAATAACGGCTACTATGGCAGCTATCATGTAaggagaaaaaataataatttctgaGCATGCAAGCCCGCCGTCTCCCATCTATAATTCACGCTGGGAAACAAGCCCGACTGGTCTGTAACTAAGCCGCATGAGGGTGGCTATTCCTCGATCCGTAGACATTTCCCGTAGTCACACCCTATCTGCTTTGCGACATCCAAGTGCGGCTACAGCCCATAATATTTTCATAGAAAGGAAGCTATGGAAAATAGTTCTTAAATATAGCAGTTACAGCATATATTCGTCTTGCGTAAAGTGATTACCAAGATGTGCCGATGTTAGTACAGCATTCTGATAACTGTCAACTTATAAAGTGGCACCTAAGATTAAACTTATGTAGCAGCTTGGCAGCGTATCATTTGAACATACAACAAAATATGGTATTTTAGCTGTGTTTTAAACAGCAGCTTCCCTGAGCAATTAGATAGTCTCACTCCCGGTGTTTTCAGGTCAAAGATCCCCTTGCGGTGCCGCCTGCCGCTTAAAGCGCGCGTCAGCAGGGCAGCGCTGAGATAACGCCATCGCCACAGAGGGGCCGCAATTTTACTAAGCCGCATGAACAGCCATTTGCCAAAAAtcgagggaaaaaaacattacgTGTACGTTATGTAATAAAACTTATCTTTAATACCAATATTTATTCTGCAGTTTTTTAAGTCAGTCAAAGCCTGTTTCCAGGCCTCCGAATGAATAAAGTTTGGTCGTTTGTGAGGATTTagaatattttcattttgatttattATTGCTTTGGTGGAAAATTATTAAATCGTGACCCGAGTTAATATTCGGAACAAGATATTACGAttcgttttttaaaaaaacagaagtaaatACTTCTCAGAACAGTGCGTCATTGATATGACTTTATTATGCAAAATAGGAAACAATTTCTTctgaaaacaaagaaatatatGATAAAACAGAAACCAGTCTGAACTTAACTATAATACTCCAAATCAACGTTTTTTCATATATAAACAGGATTAAAAGGCAACACACAAAAAATTACCAAGCGAAACCGCAGCTGCAGTTCAAACCTGATTTCAACACCGTTGAATCAGTAACGAGGTTGAATATATCCGCGACTCGTCAAAATACGATTGCAAACAGCATGCTGTCTCCATTAAGATCATTCTGTTTGATTGTTTTAATTAACTATGTATCTGGCCAGCAGAACCAGAATATCCAAAGATAAAGATAATACGAAAGGAATTACATGATCATAGGATATACCCATAACATTctctaaacattttctttaaactgaccggcagaaaaaaaacacagaaacacacaaaacttTCTACTGAGTATTTAAAAACGATTATTTAACATTCCTGACGCAGGGCTGCTATGCCCCATAGAGACACTTTAATGTTTGGTATCATGTTGCATTAGTAGAAATACCATATTTATAACCAGGGCCGCTGTTGTGTGTTTTTCCTGGAAACGTAGGCCTATATAATGATAAGCGTTTAACGTaatgattaaaataaatgaaatgccATAAACTGTTATATTCATTGAGGTATCTCAATTGAAATAGGTCTTCAACGGCgcattaatattaaaatgtgtCTGATATGTATGTATAAGTAAGACTTAATCGGCCACTAATACAAAATCTCTGCAGGATGGCtccgagtattttagcccccaTGCCAAttatcttccttcaaaaaaaaaaaaaaaagtcaagccccaggtaaacttgacttagcccctgatcATTTCAGTAGCTAGAACGTCCTCTGCTCTAAACATAAACGGAACTAATGAACTAAATTCCTGGTTGTTTAACTcccttttaaaataacacaaacGACAGCCTCCCAAACCATTAATGACACACCAAAAAGTGAAATTAACAGAACTAGTtactttttttgtgaaataaatGCCAAAATAAACAGATGTTTTTTGGCATAGGTtttggaaatattttaaaaaatacaaaatttgcaTCTAGCACTAAAATACTCGTTTGATGTTTGTGTAGCGTGTAATTACaaactaaataaacaaaaaatgtgcaACGGCACAACAGAAAAGGCAATGTTGCAATTTAAGGTTCAGATCAAGGATATGCATTAAAGACAAACGAAATGTACAAAATAGATTTTCACCATACATGTCCAGCATGCAGGAAtaatattttatgcatattttaaaatgcttcTATGTAACCAAGCAGGCAAATAATTTTAGCTTAAATGTCCCTTGTCCCAGAAGTTTCTCTCAATGAGGCTTACAAACTGGGTCCACGGCGAAAATGCAGTTTGGATCTGAGCATCGGGTCTTTCGTAATGCGTTTCCATAATTCTCCAGGGAATTACTCTGACCAGGCTCGCCAGTGCTAGAAAACTTTCTTTGCGTAGAGTAACCCTCATGTAATTGCAGAAGTGCCGTGCAATGGGCTGCTACTTTGAGAAACACTCCCATCTTCACTATATTTCGGCTGTCAGATGAAGAAAAAACGGCTTTCAGTGAACCGGGGGATCACTGTAGCGCTGATCGCCATCTTCCCGTCAGATTAAATCACAGAGGAACTCCGGGGAGGACGGGCTGTCGCTGGCGGATTCACCGTCGCGGAAGCCGCAGGAGCCTGCCAGCTTCTCGCACTGCAGCTTGTAGGCATCTCTCTCCCGGGCCAGACGGCTGATCTCTTGCTTGAGTTGCTCCACCTGGGTTAATAGATGAGTCTTTTCGTGTTCGAGCACATGCTTCTGCTGGACTCGCTTGTACCGGCAGGACTGAGCATAGCCGCGATTCTTGAGGGTCCTGCGCTTCTGCTTCAGGCGGACCACGTCATCCTTGGTGAAGCCCCGCAGGTGCCGATTTAATTCCCTTACTGACATGGACACTAGCTGCTCATCTGTGAAACGCTCCTCCACATTCATGCCCCCTCCGCTACTATGGTGGCCCTGCTGAGGGTGCTGGTTATGGCGATGGTGAAACTGTGCGTGGGGAAGCGAGGAGTCAGGAGACGGGCTGTGGTCCTGGTTCTGGCCGTGTACATGGGTGTGTGGCCCTGGGTGATGAGGCAGCTCCTCAGAGCGAGGATGGCTGACGCCCAGGTACTGCTGCTGGTGTTTCTGCGCATGGACGTGAGCGTGGTGCTGCAGTGCCCTGTAGCCCTCATAGTCCCCTGGGTGAAGCTGTTGATGGATATTGGTAAGTGGAGAGTGACCGTGGCTGCCGATGAGGGCCTCGACCGCATCCTCTGGTGTCAGGCCCAGCGTCTGGGGATCTATCTGCTGGTTATAGGTGGTGTTGGGCAGCCAGCAAAGC
This genomic interval from Paramormyrops kingsleyae isolate MSU_618 chromosome 8, PKINGS_0.4, whole genome shotgun sequence contains the following:
- the LOC111835962 gene encoding transcription factor MafB-like, whose product is MTAEISMSSAHILDYVNDFDFVKFDVKKEALIGLDTVSVRQCNRIQPPGSVSSTPVSTPCSSVPSSPSFSPTEQRNYVDELCWLPNTTYNQQIDPQTLGLTPEDAVEALIGSHGHSPLTNIHQQLHPGDYEGYRALQHHAHVHAQKHQQQYLGVSHPRSEELPHHPGPHTHVHGQNQDHSPSPDSSLPHAQFHHRHNQHPQQGHHSSGGGMNVEERFTDEQLVSMSVRELNRHLRGFTKDDVVRLKQKRRTLKNRGYAQSCRYKRVQQKHVLEHEKTHLLTQVEQLKQEISRLARERDAYKLQCEKLAGSCGFRDGESASDSPSSPEFLCDLI